The stretch of DNA aggagaaggattttttttaacaatttttgttGAAATCCGTTAGTCGAATGGAAGGTGCTTTACGGAAGATTGATTTATGAATTTACTTCTAttagttgaaacttgaaatgaATCAATGTCTAATTTACACTTCAAACTTTGCTTATATTTCTCTTACAAAGATCTATccctttagaaaatatatggCGAAAATACATAATCAAATACACGACACATTCAATAAAAGCCACAACAACAGACAGAATTtctacaaaacaaaacatataaaagGCACACATGGAACTTTGAGACCTTATAGAATGTCTAAAAAATGAACCAACTCCGATAATTTCAGAATAACTAAATAACTTTCCATCTAAGCTAAATAATAATGAAGACATAAAACGTTATCCCTAAAGACCAATAAACATTTATGTtaagtgcatgtttggattggcttattttttgagcttatacaaaaCAGTTTACGTAAATagataagtttttatgtattattataaatttgtcaatatAGTTTATGAACATATGTCTTATAAAGATACAACTTTTGTAagtgagaacttatgaattaatataacaacttatttatttgcataatttTCACAAGtcaaaaaataagtcaatccaaccGGCCCTAATAACTGGTATCTATAATCAAACATAGGCCTAGACATTTATTTCTGAGTTCACACCTTAACatctttctaaaaaaaaaagtggaagtATTGAAATAGAACTAACCATAACAACTAAGAACTGAAGCCTTCATCATAGAAGGATCTTGaaatgttaagaagtctcacattgattGCGATATGGCCTGACCTGACTGACTaggtgtttataaactagaggcaatcctcactttacaatgccggttttgtaaggttgagttagacccaatactcaattctaagatgaaaGCATCATCAATCCTCTCAATGCCACACAAAATGGTAAGAAAATGAAGGTAGTGTTTGGATTGGGTGATGGAAATGTGATGGAAAATTGGAAATTCTAAGATGAAAGCATGATCAATCCTCTCAATGCCACACAAAATGGTAAGAAAATGAAAGTAGTGCTTGGATTGGGTGATGGAAATGTGATGGAAAATTGGAAGGGGGAAAATGCGGTGGTTGAATTTTGAGATGTGAAATTGAACGAAAACATAGATAGGGATTGGAGGAGTAGTAGGAGTCTTCGAAGTTGCAGAGACAccatttttagggttttagagagtaAGAATCATCCATCACGCACAACAGAACCATGCGAAGCTGAAACTTGCGTCGGTCGAGCTATTTTTGCTTCCCATCGATTGATTATTGCAGAATCGCCTTTTTGTGATTTTCGGTGTTTGGTTTTTGGTGTTTTCTAAATATTGAATTGAAATcggtttataatatttttttttttcctaaatatTATAGTAATGtgtattttcttttatcatttttgggtaaaatatgttttcagcATTTACTTTTATAACGAGTTTTGGTTTTCGTCACCGTAAAATGAAATCACTTTTTTTCATCCctacaaaaatatttgttttgtttttagtccctaattGGCAAAAAATTAgacattttttaacataatgtggacttttttttttacaaaacatacaTAAAAATATGGCCTTATATAGGTTTAATATGATATACATACATAATATAGATCATCTTGGACATAAAAATGTAATAATATTGacattaaaatgtaaaaaatttgCTCTTTgggaccaaaaacaaaagaaaaaaaaatgtagtaatgaaaacaagtgattttattttacaggaacaaaaatcaaaactccTTATAAAACTAGGGACTGAAAATATCAAAACTCCTTATAAAACTAGGgactgaaaatatattttatctacgtatttcttcttattattttttcaaacaataTATTTCATACTAATCTATTTCATTTCATGCTCTATTTTTCAAACAACTTACAAGTTGCACTTGatccatataaaattattttacttggTAAGAACACTTTAAACAAAACACTAAATGAAGTTTTTAACGAAGCATTCGAactaaaatatgaaataaaattcaCTATTAACATAGTATTTAACAGAACATACAAATatgtttttaaactaaaaattcTCATCAATTTTATGGAACATACATATTTTTAGCATACATATTTTTAGATTAAAATAGATTATTTTTCCTATAAATAGTTATTTAATTCAGTCtcaattttttaacatatcAAACGCATTCTTAGATTTTAGTGGTTCGCTTCGtaaatcttaaatttttttattagtgtgAATAAATCTTAATCTCAATAGTCATATTTCCTAAGAACGGCTAGTACCGTGAGTGATTGTCTCGTCGAAATTCCAGAGGTAAATACATAAACTCAatatctttattaattttagcAAGAGATTTccattgaaaatttgaaattgttgcactaagtcaaaaaaaattccCTCTCAAATTCTCAGCACATTTATTCAGTTCTAAATtgagtttttaaaaaatatcaaacatattttaaaatataaacttaatctTTAAGAAATTCTCTCAAAAATTGATTGGTTCGACGGTTTCACACATGAATTAGGCCTACCCCCAATCCAGAAAACCTTGCAGAATTAGAAAGTTTCTCTTCCCTCCCCCTCCCCCGCTCCATCTTTTCTCTTATCTCCCGAAATTTTTATCTATGACCCTGAAAATAAAGTTTGGAATCTacattttgaaataaaatttttaataaattgagTTCtacattttgatattttttacaTGACTTTGATATATAATTGTatgcaagtgtaaataatttttacatcagcactaaatatcaattaaactcaagattgatttttataaaagaaattaaatcaaaataataaattataactttaattttttttaaaaaattaggtAAATATGACCCTTTTTATTATGCTTAcacatttaactatattttttaaaataattttttgaatttgatgataattttttttatgtttttaaatgATAATAACTTTACAAAAATGACACATTTTTTCGATAATTGGCCGACCCGAAGCACAATGAAATAGCCCCGCCCAGCTCAAATTTGAGCTGCATGGACTTGGACCAAAAAATCTGATTTCATTTGGGCTAGGTTTTTGAGGCCCGATCTGCCCATGCCCGTAGACTAATAGGCCGGTCATTAGCCCGGCCGAGTTTTGATGGCTCTCCTATAGCCACTAGCCATGACATAGTACTCCACGTTCGGATTTGGGTTCAGTGCAGTTAAGCATCTAAGAAGATTGTGTCCTGTCACTTTTTTACTCctataataaaatgaaagtgTTGCTGCTGTTGTGCTACGTATTTCATCGAGCAGTTAATGCATAACCTTACTCCTTACACTATACTctctccggacacaaatataagaaaaaataactgTTTACgtggtgtttaagaaatttagttaagtgtagttaattttcttgatttaatgtaAAACATGAGTtgagtttactatattaccctttgaaaagtgatttatgccttgaaaatcacataaacttttgaaaagtgaaatgattaaataaaattatattaggaatagtagtattaattagtttaaaaatagttGACTTCTTgttatatttgtgtccaaaatttgaaattttttttcttatatttatgtccGGAGAAAGTATCACGGATTTCCCATATCTCTATCATCTATCACCATTTCTTTTATCTGACAAATCATCCCTAACATTAACTCTGGACCAATTTTCGTTTGTCTTTAACGATGTATCCTAAAATTTGACACTTTGACCAAAGTACGTGGCATTTCTTTTTGTGAATTTAATTAATCCTATTGCAATAGGTGGTTatatcaatgttttaagaaccggaccggccggttcaaTCGGTTCAACCGGAAACCGGACACAGCAGCGGTTCGGGCTAGTGTTGAGAACCGGTAGTCTACAGAATCAGAAAAAAAACCGTTTAAAACCGGTACGAACCGCCCGGATCCGttcgaaccggtgaaccgggggcggtttgaaaaaaccggccggtttggaatcttttgaaaattaaaaaaaaaatatatcagtgTATTtaacgtgttttttttttcctgtaaccctaattttttccttttcaaagaGCGTGAAAATGGTGGAAGGAACCAAATCCCTTAGTTTCATGGCAAAACCACCGGTAAGGATTGAACACCtgcactttttttcttcttcttcttctttaattttttcttatattagatggtggaatgaaataaatttatcCTATTGTTATGTTTAGGTTTCTTAATTTGTGGAATGAAGAACTaaagttttgttcaatttttatcttcttcttcgttaatcttttttatattaGATGGTGGAATGAAACAAATTTATCCTATTGTTATGTTTAGgtttcttaatttgtttcttaatttgtgGAATGAAGAACTAaggttttgttcaatttttatgGGTTTCATCTTTATATTATTTGCTTTAGGAAATCTTGTTTCAACACATTGATTGATTGCaacaagaataatatttttcagaatcttgtttcaaatttgaaaagggttttttttttccttatattacagtaaaaaaaaaaacgttaaatacagtagtttttttttcttatatttgaaaagggttttttttcttcttatattacaGTAGTTTctaatttgtgttttgtttattttaggtttttaaagtttctattttattagtttGTTTATCACCTATGAAGTAGAATAATTATTATGAACCAATTTTAGTAATTTGTTGCTTTGTTTACcaatttaaagtttattttctaaattttgttaTGAACATCGTTCACCttaaaactaaattttgttaatttgtcaATTTATGTCTAAGTATTTGTTATTCTGTTActaataatttgtttattagctACCACATAcgaaaattatatgaacggttcataTAAATGGTTCAATAGTGGTTGAACCGGTCTAACCAGTTGAACCATGAACCAGTGACCACACCGGCTCGACCTCCGGttcggttcttaaaacattgggttatatacatttatttttggcaaatgctaaatagtatCCCCgagcactctttaagcccttaaatagtaagctttTTATAGAATATTTATcgaaatgcgtaaagtcaacgcattaaAAATtatagtgtttaactttttgaataaaaaatttctttaatgCTTAAAAAATGCCTCgagcactcgttagcaagactctttattttttctacCAAACTCCTCATTTATTTTCTTACCAAACTcttcatttatttactttacCAGTTTTCATTTTTACTACTCCTCCCTATTGCCTCACTTTATCTCTCTGCTCCGCCGCTTCACTGCTCTACTCGCTCCGTCACCAGAACCTGCTCGCGCCATAACCATTCTTAACAGGTAAAGTAAAGTAAAGTTAATTCTTTCTATGCTTATCTTCCTGTTCCTCTCATTTTCTTAGTAACTTCTGTTCTTATTTTAGTTTTAGgttatgatttttgtttgttagatttgtagtttttttgtttgttagcTTTGTTAATCTGATGTTAGATTGTTAGGTTTAGGTTCTGTTAACTTTGTTAATCTGATTTTAGATTGTTAAGTTTAGGTTCTTTCTAGGTTTTGTTAGGTTTAGGTTTTGTTAATCTGATGTCTGATTTTAGGTTTTGTTTCTATTTCAGAAAATCATGAGCTttgatattttgatgtttttgaacTATGAACTTTGATTTagacttaattgcatatttggtccttatgtttattttaggttttaatttggtctcttaccgtttaaaaagttttaagttggtccctgtcctttatgttaattttttagcTAATTTCGTCtaacttttaaattattttgagtTAATTCGTCTAAAATTTCCGCATGCATGACATCCTCCTAAGTTGTCCGCGTATGCAAATCTGTTGGCCACGTGgacaattttaaacaaaaatttgactaaaaggaCGAGCAAAAATTTATGTTTAGTGTATTTGATTTGGCATGAATTTATGTATTTTCAGTTTGTGTAGTTATGGATTTATGTCATGTTACTTTTGTGTATTTGGTATGAATTTATGACTTTAAGATTGAACAAACTTCGTTCAAATTCAAATACCacttcatttcaatttcaattgttAGTAGTTGTTActctttttcattttgtttcatTGTTCTGTTTTAATGTCCATTCAATTAGTTATGCGCTAATTTTCGCTATGATTTTTGTTTATCCTGTTTGGTAGGTTGTGAAACAATCAATTATGAGTGAGCATCAGTCGCAAGGACCGGTTCTTAGTACTAGGTAATGGACCAACTTAAATTATATGTATAGTTTTGTTTACACAACTCTTTTCTATCTAACAATCAAATTCATTTGTACAGCCCAAGAAAAAGAGCTTTATTAGTCGGTTTAAAATACCAGCGACCTTTAATGGACTTCACACACGTGAATTGCAAAAGAATGCAAGAATGCTTAGTGAAAAGATTTGGATTTCCTGAAGAGGATCTTTATCTCATGTTAGACACAAACTTGAACTATACACTTCCGGGTCCTATTGATAGTGATCTAATACTCGACAAGTtatatgatttaattaaatCGTCAAAGTCTGGTGATAGtttggtattttattttagtgGTCTTACTGACTTTAACCCCGAAAATAAGAGATTTATTGTCGGAGCTGATCATTGTACTGTAGATGGTAACTTCTATTACACATTTTAATGCATGTATGTACATACCTGTTTGTTAAATAATATTAcacaatatattaattttatttatttgtgacTTGTGCGCGCAGGCGAGGTATTATCACAGCATCTGAAAAAAATACCTAGGGGATGTGCCGCAATGTTTATCATTGATGCTCCCTATGGAGGAGGCTTTATTGAAATATTTTCTAAGGAAATTGTGTTATTCACATCCTCACGAACAGATGAAGATCATATAAGTAGTGGAAGTTACGGTTCTCTTAGGAACTTAAGAGGTCGTAACCCAATATCCGAATCAGGTTCCAATTTTACACGTTGTTTTTTGCATTTtattgaagaaaacaatgatATACTTAATCAGGATTTGATAGACAAGATCAGTTTGAAATTCCGTCAGTGCGGCGTCGTACATACACCGGCTCTCTTATGCACTAAAGAGAAAGCAAAGTCGAAGGTTTTTCGTTGTTATGAATAGAAACATGAATGTTATGAGAAAGAGGTTACAAGGTCACTAGAGATTTCAAAAGTCACCTTTAATTAAAGTAACTTATCCATGCTGATTGTTATTTGTGTCTTGTGATAAATATTTGTAATCTTTTCTGTAGCAGTAAGAATGTGAACTTGGTATTGAATGCTTTACTTAGGTATTTGAATGTTGGTAATATAAGAATGGTATCAATCTTAAAAATTGTGCACCCAAGTCTTGCATAGGTCCTTCTAATTTGATCGTTGTGTTGTATAAAATATATCACTTTTATAATGCACTCAACTCAGCTTCGGTATATAATCCATTGCAAATATTTTGCTATAgtatttatttgtgtttttaattcaaTGCAAGAAACATTTCACAGAATGAATGAGTTGtttcctttcttctttttttggtacataaacgaaatgacaaagtcatcgTAAACTTACACGCATAACACATAAGTGAGAGCTGAGATTTGAACCCTGATCATGGCGTTCGACCTAAcaatatcaacaattttttttatccagGATGAGTCTTTCTTTTATCTATTTCTAATTTATTTCTTTCATGGTTCTTGGTATTTATACATGGATTATTGTTTTTGTAGTTGacatcaaaaaataattttcaatctaTCAATTATTTGGGTAAATGAGATTATTAGGTCATATAttataggaaaatgttaaccgGTGTCTCTGGACACTGCTTAACTAAATATGATAAACAAGTTATGGACTTGtgtattctattttttttaacatataaaaaatGCTTGTTTCAATGtgaaatttcttttaatttttttaactaatatcTCGGGGACACTAGTTAGTTATCATgacatatataaatttatatgatGGTGTTGTCACAGATAGATAAGGTACTAGTTGTAGAAGACTAGTGATGAGAGAATTATACAACTTGCTGGTGATTTTAGATTGAACTTATAGGTTCCTTGGAATagaataaaaattgaatgaGAAAACAATTTTCAAGACTAAGCTTGGCATCTTATGCCGGGATCTCTCCTAATGGCTGTATTAGATTTCCGAGTCCCTATTTCAGGAAGAATTTCAGGGCATTCCACACTTACAGCGACatttatgcatattcataatAAAACTGAAACAACGACGCATCAAAAGCCAATTATATTaaagtctgaatgcaattttttataattcaacTAGATTTTCTATCATGGAATGTTATTTCATTATGTTTTTGACTGCGTGCTTCATTTCCAAAATAACAGAAAAGTGGAATTATAGATATTTATTATAATCATAATGTGATTtgagattttattatatatacctTAAAGAGTGATTGTTGCACTTGTTGAGTATCCATAGCAGAAATGTTGTTTATTTGGGGAACTGCAAGAAATCGTTTAGAATTAATCTCCAATGCAAGCAAGTGGACTGTTCTGGTAAATGTCCTTGTTCTAAGTATGTAACAGTGCGGATGAAACAGATTTGCATTTGTTTTCTACCTGTGCACAGACTGAAGCAGTATTCTGAGAAGTAGGACTACAGAACTAGTTTACAGTCGCGATAAATTTTGCACAAGAAATTTTAGGAGGGTCTCTTTAACTTGGCCTCTATTCCAGCACTACTTGTCAACGAGTTGTCGTGCAGCTTTGGTGCATTTGGCATCGAATAAATGACAAAGTTCAGAAGTTCGCGTATCGTAAGTATTGCATGAATAGCAATGGCAAGAAGGGAGCATGATTCAACAAATTTTTCTAGCAAGCATGAGCTAGCATATATTATGCAGATGTGGGAGAAACTGGGTAGTGGGAAACTTAAATGCAACACAGATACTGTAACAATTGTCCCAACATAGGGCAACATGGTATCGGCATCTGCATAAGAGACGGATCTGGTAGCTTAATGTGCGCAAAAACAGTGTTTTGCAACAATTGTCAGCTTCAAAGGCGGAAGCAGCAGGGTGTTATGAGGCACTGGTTTGGTTGTAGGAGTTGGGTGTCCAAAGGGTCAATATCAAGGTGGATTGTAAGGCTGTAGTAGATGGGTTGAATCAATGGAAATCAAACAAAATGAAACTGAATTTGGCTTTAATTTTGCAGAGATGCAGAAATATAATCCATCGTTTACAAAACTGTAGGGTTAGTTTTATCAATTGGCAAAGCGAATTTTGTTGCTCATATTAATCGATGAACAAATGCGACATATCCATTAGGTGAGTTCCGCCAGTTTATACCCCCTCTGTTTCATATTAATTGACCTATTTGTCAAAAACAATTGTCCACCTattcaattttcaatatatttttacaaataaaacatTATATTTAATGACTCGTCGAGTCAACTTAAATCGACTCAACTTAAATCAACCCACTAAATTTGGTCGATTCGGTTTTGACATAAAACATGTTAttaaagtcactaggtttggtccaGTGGTGAGGGATTCAGGTAGTAAactataggtcctgggttcaaTATCCCCAActcattataaaccaaaaaaaataaaaaataaaacatgctATTACTCTGACTCGCTACATTTGGTACAGTTGGTGACTAAGAACACTTTGTGATTCCATCATTACACAAATCTCTTGATGCTCATCCGAAATTATCTTGTTAAGAATTGGACTATTTCTATTCATCATATCTTCCAAGAGTTAAATTCTTGTAAAGTCATAGTTGCTAAGTTGGGagctaaaaatataaaaattgtttactaatatataaacaGTTTGGTTTTTTGAACAAATAAACAGTTTGTTTACTGAAATATATAAACATGGAgattcaattcattttttttccagaaaaaaatctatgattcaaaaaaataaaaagatctAACTACAACTTTAACTTTTTAGGAGTATTAAGCTCTATGAAGCAAGGACACTCCTCAAATTAGGAGTATTTCGTGTACCGACAACGACACgagacacttatgattacacttaattataccattttctcaaattattatggGTGTACAGATGCACataattgaaattcaaatgaagGCACATAAGTAAATTGCAGAGAAATTAACAAAATCACATAGAAACATAACGATTCATTTcagttttttcaaaattcacattattgaattaaaaatacaaaGTTAAACTAGCATTTCAGAAATTACTCTATTTACAGATCTGGTTCCGATAACAACCGTAATCAGACGGCGGCGATTTCTTCACGATCTTCGAAGTTTGGATCCTTAGAATCCAAAGCTGCATGATTATCTTCGATCTGAACATCCGAGTAGCTATGTCCGATCCATGTGAACTTTCCACCGTGACCTCCTTTCTTTGGTGATCCGCTCATTCCTGATGATGATTTGCGATCCTTCCGAGTTTCCGCCGCCGCTAACGACGGTTTTCGGTTTGCTTTGTGGCTTTTTCCGGCGTCTTTCATTGTTGAAGTCGAGTGAGTAGTGAGAAAGTTGAGTGAGTAGTGACTGAATATGAGggtctatatataaaaatatgaggGTAGTTTCGGGATTTTGTTTAGATGATTTAATAATGGGATACTGTAGGAATGGGACGTCGGTTAATTTGGATAAGGATGGTGGGGGAAAAGATTGTATGCGGTAAGGTGCACATAACCTATAGGTCGATCCGTTCATTAGTTGAAGTTctatagtagtagtagtttttatttttgttaaattggATATCTATGTGTACAATTGTAAAAACTATATGGAATTTTTTTGAGTTAGTAGGATTACGGTGGTCAGAAGATAAGTCTCCTTGTGAAGCGCAGCAACGGCACTGGTAAGTgtatgaatgaaaaaaaattcgtttgaCAGGAGTATAAAAAATGGAATGAGTCATATTTTGAGGAGAGATTATTGTGACAACCGCTGCAATGTGATTTAAGTTTCACATTGCTTAAAAAAGTTAaggttaaatattttataagtaagaTTATCCATAAACCTACGgttttaaggtttttggtgaaaatatcGTGTCTAACTCACTTCTATAATTGTTTTGAATCCATTGTGAATAATCATCCGGCTTCCCCTCGTAACCcaaaatattgagcaattaaaCTCTTTCTCAAAAGATTTTAGCAATATTGTTTGTGTTCATATAATTGGATTTGAACTCAAAATTTGTGTTAGCAATtccttttctaaatttttttatgcacCGTAAAAAGAGGAAAAAACTCACTTTGTGTGG from Trifolium pratense cultivar HEN17-A07 linkage group LG5, ARS_RC_1.1, whole genome shotgun sequence encodes:
- the LOC123884655 gene encoding metacaspase-7-like, giving the protein MSEHQSQGPVLSTSPRKRALLVGLKYQRPLMDFTHVNCKRMQECLVKRFGFPEEDLYLMLDTNLNYTLPGPIDSDLILDKLYDLIKSSKSGDSLVFYFSGLTDFNPENKRFIVGADHCTVDGEVLSQHLKKIPRGCAAMFIIDAPYGGGFIEIFSKEIVLFTSSRTDEDHISSGSYGSLRNLRGRNPISESGSNFTRCFLHFIEENNDILNQDLIDKISLKFRQCGVVHTPALLCTKEKAKSKVFRCYE